TTCAATAAATTACGTCAATATGCATGGATAAGAGATAAGAGAGAATCATTCCactctattataaaaaatattacaaagagTAAAAACTAGATGCAACTATCAAGTTTCGGAAACATCTTATATTTCCTCATTTCTTCATCAAATATCTCTACGTGAGCTGAATTCTACATTCCCACTAACCAGAGATTTCATTTCTAGGTGggcatttattttttgtttgtcttccttttatttttccctcagATGTGTGGCAGTTGTTCTCAGTTTTCACATCCATCCATTCATTCGGTAAACATagtttaataaatagaaattttgaATTGCTCCTACTTGGATTGAAAAGATAAATCTGCACCTGCTGATAAATGACATGTTTGAATGAAGACTTGTGTGAAACTTTTTTGTTCCTTTCCCTGAAGGGAAAGATGTTGCGTGGAAACTCTACCCTGGGGTGAGTTGTTTAGGAAGATCAACGACACACAAGGGGTGGTTGAGTTGGTCGTATCGAGGGTTATGGAGAAACTCAATGTTGTGCTGATTCAAGAACCAGTAATTTTGGTTGGAGTTGAAGAAGAGGTCCAATGGATCCAAAGGAAATTGATGGGTCTTGGGGTTACTCATCGCTATGACTTCACAGAGGAATTAATGGACATTGCCTACAATTTTGAAGATGTGATTGATGACCTTATACTTAGAACAGttgcaaaacaaagaagaggaaaTTGGGAGAGATGCATTTTATTAGTTAGAATTCACAAGAAGCTGGAAATGATCAAGTCTAAGATCTCTCATCCTCCTGCCCGAATAGCTGTACCATATTCTTTGGAAATTCCTGAATACTTGGAAGAAATGGAGTGGTCATCCATGTTCTCAATACATGGCCAGAACCTGACAAACACAGTTGTTTCCTAGTGGAAGAGAAGGTGTCAGCTCTGATAGCTCTAGAGGCACTTCATCTAGATGCTAAGAAGAAAGTCAGGCGGGTGTAAGATATTTACATAATCACATAGATTAATCATACATGATTAAAGGATACTAACAATAGGAAATCACTATAAAGAACATACCTGTTTGAGTCATCATAAAAAACCGTGATTGATTGTTGCAACCAAGTCTTCTTCTCTATGACCTTGATAACAACTATGGTGGCTCGATGGGAAAACAGAAAATACCCTTTTTATCTAGATTAAAGAGGGGACTTAGCATAACTCAATATTTGGTTCTCATTGGGCCCTCCCATAATGGGCTTCAATGAGACCCATAGCCTACACTTGCCACTCAACTGAgcttctactcaaaagatgcaaaacccaatccaaaatgTGATCGCTAGTTAATTGGGTTCATTATACAATAGACTATCCATTAACTCATTtttgcaaatacaaattattcaattaatgttagcccatataaaaaaatttccaacattctcccacttgggctacattaattgtttttgaggattcattaaattcattttaaaataagactCTCAAGTTAAGTacataaaagtttattttgtgtggccacacttttttttttttaaagaaatgataTTCTATAAGCAGCATCTTGTTAAACTTATCCAGTCCAACATGGTCTTAATATTGGATTATGATGGTCTATATGTTAATCTCAACAAACATAATGCCCCTTATAGTCACGAATATTTATAACCATATCGACATGGATCGTAAACCCAGTAGTGTAGAAAGAAATCAATGCCAACATGTGATCATCATCTATATGCATTGTTTCTTATCCGTCCTCATTACAATTTACCagcaaaatgaaattgtaattgcaatttctcaataaaatgaaattgctgcaatttctaaacaatatgaaattgCTTGACTTTAACAAGTCATATGTCACCAACAATGCACCACAAGATCTCAAAATAGTGGTATTTGTGACATCCAATAGTATACAACTGTAATTCTTAAGGTTCAATATCTCAAGATACCATGTTGTATGTAATTCAATTACGACATGCTAtaatataatacttaattatgatgatcataataaaaagattttaattttgcaCATCGTGGAATAATAATGATCAATGTTTACAcaaaacaataattgaaataagggaAATCACAAAAGCTCCCACTAAACCAAAGAATCAAAAGACTTAACGACACCCATATTCACAAAACCTGTGGTTAGAGGATCAGCTAGCATGGACTCAGTTCTTATGTGCTCAATCACAATATCTCATTTCTTCACTAAGTCTTTGACTCTAAGGTACTTGATTTCCATATGCTTAGAACCCGTACTAATCTTATTGTTCTTAGAGTAGAACACAGCTACATTATTGTCACAATAAATCACAATGAGTCGAAAGATGGAATCAACGACTTGCAACTCTGAAATAGGATTTCTTAGCCAAACAGCTTGAGATGATGCACCATAACAAGCTACAAACTCAACATACATGGTCGAGGATGTAATTAGGCTCTGTttgacacttttccatgaaatggCTCCACCAGCTAACATAAAAATGTATCCTAAAGTAGATTTGTGATCGTCAGGACAACCACTAAAATCAGAATTTGAGTATCCAACTACCTCGAGATTATCCACCCTATTATACACAAGCATAAAATCCTTCGTTCTTTGTAGATATCTCATGACCTTCTTTGCAGCAACCCAATGATCATGTCTAGGGTTCGATAAATATCTACCAAGAATAGTAACAATGAAGGCGATATCAGGTCTCGTACATACTTGTGCATACATCAAGCTACCAATGGCACTAGCATAAGGAATAGTGTTCATGGTATCCCTTTCCAAATCATTCTTTGGACACTGTTCATTACTGAGTTTATCTCCCTTCACAACAGGTACATCACCTATTTTGCACGTCTGCATATGGAATCTTTTAAGCACACGATTGATATAGGCTCTCTGAGATAGTCTAAGGAGGTTTTGAGATCTATCACGATAAATCTCAATACCCAGCACAAAAGATGTTTCTCCAAGATCCTTCTTGTTAAAATTAGCAGACAAAATACGCTTGGTATCATTCAAGAGATTCACATCACTACTAGCAAGTAGAATGTCATCGATATAGAGAACCATGAAAATGTACTTGCTCCCATTGACTTTCATGTAAACACACTAATCAAACTTATTATCTATAAAACCAAAAGACGTCACAATTTTGTCAAATTTCAAGTACCATTCACAAGAAGCTTGCTTGAGGCCATAAATTGACCTTTTCAATCTACATACCAtgttctctttttcattttccttaaatCCTTCAGGTTGTGACATGTAGACCTCCTTACTCAAATCACCATTGAGAAAAgctgtcttgacatccatctaATGAAGCTCTAAGTCAAAATGAGCTACCAATGCCATAATTAGCCTAAAGGAATCTTTTGTAGAGACTGGTGAGAAAGTCTCTGTGAAATCAATGCCCTCTCGCTGTGTATACCCTTTAGCAACCAACCGAGCCTTATATCTTTCAACATTTCCTTTGTTGTCTCTTTTGGTCTTGTATACCCATTTGCGTCCAATGGGTTTATATCCTTTGGGAAGATCAACAAGTTCCCAAACATCATTGTCTGACATAGACTGCATCTCATCTCTCATGGAAATCAACCATTCATTTGCCTTATCACTACTGAGAGCTTCACGATAAGTAGTAGGGTCCACTTCTTCTCCAATGTCATACTGTCCCTCTCCAAGGTAAAGATAATAATCGTTAGATAAGGCAGGTAAGTCTTCTAGTTCTTTGTGATCTCCTCATTTCCACAACATAAATCTCATCCACAATAAGGTTTATTTCGACAGTGGGGAAATTGACAGTAGCAACTCCTTATTGAATCCCAGAATCAAAAGCTCCAACATCAAGGTTAACATTCGAGACTAGCAAAGGTAAAGAAATAACATCCATGGGTTCCACTCTTTCATCGGATTGAGAGGGTATACTATTAGCAACATCCAACTCTAAAAACTTTGCCACTTGAGACTCAACAACTCTAGTGCCACGAGGCAAACAATAAAACTTGTATCCTTTTGAGTGACTAGGATACCCAATAAAGTAGCACCTAGTAGTTCTCGAATCCTTTTTCTATAAAGAAGGATCATAGATTTTCACCTCAACTGGACATCCCCATACtttaaaatgattcaaattgGGTTTTCTGTCTATCCATAGTTCAAACGGTGTTTTAGGAACAGACTTACTAGGAACATGGTTCAGAATGTAGGTTGCTGTTTTAATGGCTTCACCCCATAAGTATTCTGGAAAATTTGATCTACCCATCATGCTCCTCTTCATTTCCATAAGAGTGCGGTTGCGCCTTTCTACCACGCCATTTTGTTTAGGACTACCAGGCATAGTATACTGAGCAACAATACCATTATCTTGTAAGTACCTTGCAAAAGGTCCCTTTTGCTGTCCAGTATCACCATGCTTCCCATAATACTCACCACCTCGATCAGATCTCATAATTTTGATGACTTTCCCTAGTTATTTCTCAACTTCAGTTCAGAAGACTTTGAACATTTCAGGAACATTTgctttttctttgataaaaaaatacatagccATAACGGgagaaatcatcaatgaatgtCATGAAGTACTTGTTGCCACACAAGGTAGTGGAATAAGGTCCACTAATGTCTGTATGAACAATCTCCAACAAATTTTGACTACGAGTTGCACCCTTTTTTCTTATCCTTTGTCAATTTTCCTTTCACACAATCAACACAAATTTCTAAGTCATCAGAATCAAGGCGGGGAAGAATCCCAAAACTAATTAAGCGTTCTACTCATTCTTTAGAAATGCGCCCCAAACGCTTATTCCATAACAATGGAGATCTTTCCTTAGTCAAAGGTTTTTTAGCAACATTGTAAGAACAAGTAGATAACAATGATAATCTATAAAGCCCGTCAGATAAAACACAATTGCCAATCACTTTAGAGTCATAAATCACATCAACTCTTTTATTTGCAAAAGTGAAACTATATCCAGCTTTATCAAGTACTGAAAGGGAAATTAAATTCCTTCTAAATGAAGATACACAAAAAACATTGTCCAAAACAAGCTAAAAACCagaatctaattctaaaatAGCAATCCCAATATGCTCAACATCAATCCCGATGTCACTGCCAACTTTAAGCTTTGACTCTTTTTCACTTGGCTTCCTCAGATTTCTTATCCTCTGTAAAGAAGTTTCAACATGAACAGTAGCACCACTGTCAAGCCACCATGAATCTAAAGGAACATTAACTAAATTAGATTCAAAACAGACATAGGCAGATAACATACCctgttccttttttttcttctctagccaATTCTTAAACTTAAAGCAATCAACCCTCTTGTGACCCTTTTTGTTGCAGTGATAGCACTTAAGGTCTGTGTTCTTGGCATTTCCATTCTTCTGCTTTTCACTCCCACTCTTCTTGAAATTCTTGTTTTTCTTATGACTATGGAAGTTGGGTTTTCTAGCCTTTTCAACTATCTTTTGATTATTCGGTTTTCCAAGAGCAATGGGATGAGCAAATtcattcttttctcttttcaactTTTCTTCCTCAGGCACACACTTAGTGATCAGGTCATTCACACCCCAAGACTGATTCAGGGTGTTGTATGCAGTCTTGATTTGGCTGAAAGAAGATGGCAAAGTATTGAGGGCTTGATGAACAATGAACTTATTGGGAATGGGAATGTCTAGTGCTTTCAATCTAGTTTGAAGATGCACCATTTTCAGGATATACTCACGAACCCCTTTCATATCATCATATCTCATATTCATCAATTCATCCATAAAATGGCCAACTTCGGCATTGTCAGATGTTTGGTATCTATTTGCCACAACAACGAGAAATTCCTTAGCATTGTTGCTTTCAGGTATTCCTTCAAGGAGATGCTCAACAATGGACCTCTTGATTGAAATGAGACTCAAACGGTTCGATCTTTCCCATTTCGCATAATGAGCTCTCATAGCTTCAGTGCTTTCATTAGTAAGCTTAGAAGGTTCATCTTCGCGTAGAGCCATGTCCAAGTCCATCATTCCTCAAACAAACTCTATTTCTGATCTCCATCTCTTATAGTTCGACCCACTTAGAATTTCAATTGTAGCATTATTGTTGTTCACAGCAAAGGAAACCGATTGACAAAATTTTGCAACTAGATCAATTATGAGCAATAGGTAAAAAACTTAAATAAGCATAAGCAATACAATACAAGAATCAATTGTACTATCATAAACTCCCCTTTGGGCAGAGTCCACAATAAACAACTATTCTCTAAGCATGAAGATcaacaaataattcattaaaatttatttcatttgggcaaataaatttatcaaattatttatctCATTCAATATCCTCatgttgttaaattaatttgcaCAATAACCCCCTTTGGGTAGGCGATTGtacaaattaatctaaaattttcccCATCAACAAAATAGGAACTCATAAACTTGCAAATTTTGATGGTTAAATCACTTTGGTGAAATAACCTCAACAATTCACATGAAACATTCCAAAATTGggtaaattaaaaacaatattgcCCAACAACAATAGTGCATATTAGTGATATAAATGCATATGATCAGTTATAGTTGCAAGAATttgaacaacatttttttttattacactttaaactaattatttaaCTAGTTTATGTGATTTAGTCCAAGTAGGAGAGTATGCTTGAAAAAGTTTCAATCTAGAGAGAGTGAGTACTACACTCCTATTCCATATATATTAGCATAATTTCTGGTAAATTCTCAACAGAAAATtataccaaaaaataattttaagctaattaaatcacataaataagtaataattattcaataaatattttgacccccaaaaaataaaataatatatccaGAAAAATAGATTACAAAAAAACGAGCGTACAAGAAAAAACGGGGCTCAAAACGGACACTGGATGAGGTTACACATGCCTCACACACTTGACCCGCGAGTGGGGAACGTGTGGCACATGTGGCACGTGTGGCATGTGCTGGAGGTCATCTTCAACCTCCAGCACTGGGTCAAAAATTCTGCAATACGAGTCAAATGACCTGGTTGCAACCCGGATTacaaataattgaataaaaaaggttttttttttatatcaagaTCTTGAGAGGTTTTAAACTTTAGGTTGTTTCTAACAATTCTAGGAcatttaatcataaataaaaaataaaaaaaataaaaataaaaaacaacttaaagatCTCCATAATTGATTAACAAAATTCGGTTTTTCATACCTCCATAGCCAAGATCGAAAAACTCTATTTTAACACCTATTTCGGCCTCATTTTACATGTATTTTTACCTTAACAATATAAGAAATCTCTCTAccacaattaattaaacaaaaaaacttctcaatcttgctcattttttaaaaaatataaaacaaattttctatgGTTCATACCCATATTTtcgaattttcaattttcaccaaattgagcaaaaaaaaaaaaaaaaaaaaaacgaaattgATGCTACATATCAACTACAATATATGTAAACAACAAAATCTAAGAGTTTAATTTGAGTAAAACACAATAAtttgaacaaataaattttttttcttgaatctttaaacaagaaaattccgaaaattgaaaaacttaaTTGCTCCCAATTTAAGCAACAAAATTGCACATATGATATATCAATTTGAAGCTTGTGACAAGAGGAACAAAAGGCCTAAAGTTTcacaatcaaaagaaactaaaaaaaacatacaCATTCATGGATCACAGATCAGCTccgaaaataaaataaaataagaaactaaaaattttattttcgatTTCCAATTGTAGATCCTAAATTATGTAAATCTGGCTCTAATACCACATGTAGAATATTTGCATAATCACATAAACTAATCATACATGATTAAAGGATACTAACAATAGGAAATCACTATAAAGAACATACCTATTTGAGCCATCATAAAAAATCGTGATTGATTGTTGCAACCAAGTCTTCCTCTCTATGATCTTGATAACAGCTATGGTGGCTCGATGGGAAAACAGAAAAGACCatttttatctaaattaaaGAGGGGACTTAGCATAACTCAATATTGGGTTCTCATTGGGCCCTCCCATAATGGGCTTCAATGAGACCCATAGCCTACACTTGCCACTCAACTGAgcttctactcaaaagatgcaaacccaatccaaaatgTGATCACTAGTTAATTAGGTTCATTATACAATAGACTATCCATTAACCCGTTtttgcaaatacaaattattcaattaatgttagcccatataaaaaaatttccaacaGCGGGTACTAGACAAATTCAAGTCCTTGGATAGTTTTCGGAAAGGCTTAAAATCAGTAGAAATAGATGATAGAGAAATGGTTTGGATGGAGGAGTTGTCCCATTAAATATAAGATAGTTGaaagtaaagttttttttacttaaaacttattttttatataataaagggttaattttattgagaCCCGTTGAGGTCTAGTGTAAATATACTAAACCACCAcaagtttcaaattttgtcaATTAGCATCCCTATAAATGTATTtcacatataattttttttaaggaataaaatttggtttttagagAATTGTTAAACACTcttatctaaaatatttttacttaagaCATctctaaaacataaataaaataaatttataagggtgttaattaatgaaatttgaaaccaatGGTGGTTTAGCATATTTACATCAAACCTTAGGGTCTTAATGAAATTAATCCTATAATAAAGGCTTAATGTTAAGACTTTGATGGACCTACTTGTTATTCTTCTTCATGTAAAAATTTTAGTAGTTAATGAAAACATGACAAATATTAAGTTCtataattcaaaatatactatCAAGCTATATTTTCTCCatgattaaaacaaaatataaactcACTTAATTTGAacaattaaataagattaaatcatgaaaattaaatataaaaaggaaaaagattggaTAAATTAATAGGGAAAaataagtatgaaaattaaataagattttatttatttttataattttagttaaatattatattcttAGTACTTAATGGTAAGTGacatttttttagtaataatatttagttacctctacttttatattttttttagagagggcaaattttccatttttgatttttattttgctaaaaaTTCTTAACATGTaagggatttttctttttttcttttttttttctttttttttttttttttttttgggaatttcgAGGGGGGCACATGACCCCAGTCTTACTTGGCTCCGCTAGTGCTTTTGcattttgttgtaaaaaaatAGTCAATATTTAACTGCttcctttaaaaattaaataaaattattagttCACATGTTAaatcaatgaaaagaaaaagaaaagtttaactttgacatattaattaataaatgataatCGACAGGCTTAATGGCTAATTTAATAGCCAATAGTGCAACAttgaataatgaattttttatttagttgcaTAAACAATAGATCATATTGAAAGGAATCATCTTCACCTGTATCATATTCAAAtgaatgttatatatatatatatattgttatggTGTGTGCATGTTAGAATAATATTAATGGTTAAATGAATGGTCCTCATCTAATATACGTATGGTGTGATTACCTTACCATCATTATTTAAATGGATGATCCTAATATGATAGCTATGTTGAATTGTGATCAAGTCTGAATCAGTTATGTCATACTTTGCTTACGATGTCGATGGTTGAACTCCCCGCCAAACTCGTGAGGATTAAGTTACCTAAGTCAACTAGTAGGGGTTGAAGGGGGCAATGCCCCATAGAGaagttttttttatgtgatgaaTGATGAGTTTAttcctattatatatttaaccattttatattttagctAGTTTTGCTTTTACACAGTAAAGATAGAATTGAAAGGTTTTTTTAGAGTTTCATCATTGTGATCTTATTTTCTCTTGATTAGTGGGTTCTTGAGTATTGCAAGACTTCGTGGAGAGATCACATTGATAATCAAATCatgttaaaatttcattttttttattttttttttctattggtgTCTATGGTTTGATTAACAAGCTAGGGTTGTGGTAATtggaataattttatttaatagcATTATCAATgaatcatatttaaatgaatgaTCTTCATATCATGTTCATGTGAGTGGATTCCCACCACCACATTCAAATGAATTGGAATCCCACTATAATATTCATATGATTGGGAACCACGCCATCCCCAACAGTGGGAACTTCCCATGCTTTCATGGTCTCCACTGTTTGAATCTTGGCCCTGCAAGCTTGAATACAAGCTCTCTGCTCATTCAAAAAGTCTGTTCAATCTCCATGTAATCACAAAGCAAACATCccataatttcattaaaagggCAAGTGGAAGTGGATCTCAACTATTCTTCATGTGTGTGACCCTCCAGATAGCCCAAGCTAAGCAGCGAGCACAGTGATATAAAGAGGAGCGAAGTACTGACGCTGCTACATCACCAAATCCAAAATTTGACATGGAACATCGGTCTGTCTCTCCCCATGTCCTCATCTTCCCTTTACCAGTTCAAGGCCACGTCAATCCCATGCTCAAGCTCGCCGAACTTCTTTCCCTCGCCGGCCTCCGCATCACCTTCCTCAACTCCGACTACAACCACCACCGCCTCCTCCGTTACACAAATATTCTGGACAGATACACGCGCTATCCTGGCTTCCGTTTCCAAACAATCTCCGATGGGTTGCCATTGGATCGTCCGCGGACTGGTGCCGGATTGAGGGATATGATGGATGGAATAAAAGCCACGACCAAACCACTGTTTAGGGAGATGGTAATTTCGTGGTGCCGGAGTTCCGACCCGGTGACCTGCATCATAGCAGATGGGCTCATGAGTTTTGCCATTGATGTTGCTAATGAAGTCGGAGTTCCCATCATTTCTTGCCGTACTGTCAGTCCTTGTTGCTTCTTGGCATATTTCTCTTTCGCTGAACTCATTGAAGCAGGGGAAGTCCCCTTTAAAGGTAACTTTTCTGGCTTATCTTTCATGAAAAAAGGTTGTTTATATTCATCTTCCATCtgtgtttttctctctttcttcttttgctTATTTTCCTAGGAGTATGGCTGAACTGCAGATGATGATATGGATCGGCTAGTAACCAGAGTGCCGGGAATGGAGGGGTTTCTCCGGCGGCGAGATCTACCTAGTTTTTGCCGTACCAGGGATGCAAATGACCGCGGAATCCAGTTTATAATCACGGAGACTCAACAAACCCCACGAGCCCATGCCCTCATACTCAATACATTTGAAGACCTAGACGGACCCATACTCTCTCAAATACGCAATCACTGCCCAAAAATCTACACCATTGGACCTCTCCACGCACATCTCAAATCCAGGCTTGCATCCGAAACAACCACGTCACAGTTTTCCAACAGTTTCTGGGTGGAAGACAGAAGCTGCTTAGCGTGGCTT
This region of Vitis vinifera cultivar Pinot Noir 40024 chromosome 5, ASM3070453v1 genomic DNA includes:
- the LOC100252583 gene encoding 7-deoxyloganetic acid glucosyltransferase translates to MEHRSVSPHVLIFPLPVQGHVNPMLKLAELLSLAGLRITFLNSDYNHHRLLRYTNILDRYTRYPGFRFQTISDGLPLDRPRTGAGLRDMMDGIKATTKPLFREMVISWCRSSDPVTCIIADGLMSFAIDVANEVGVPIISCRTVSPCCFLAYFSFAELIEAGEVPFKDDDMDRLVTRVPGMEGFLRRRDLPSFCRTRDANDRGIQFIITETQQTPRAHALILNTFEDLDGPILSQIRNHCPKIYTIGPLHAHLKSRLASETTTSQFSNSFWVEDRSCLAWLDRQPSKSVIYVSFGSITVITKEQMMEFWHGLVNSGSRFLWVIRPDSLTEKDGEFQLQAQLWEVTKERGQIVDWAPQEEVLAHPAVGGFLTHGGWNSTLESIFAGVPMICWPYFTDQQLNSRFVSHVWKMGMDMKDTCDRVTIEKMVRDVMEGRRAEFTKSVDAMAKLARRSLSEGGTSYCNFDRLIEDIRLMSASHSLEELASVEM